The proteins below come from a single Crossiella sp. CA-258035 genomic window:
- a CDS encoding TetR/AcrR family transcriptional regulator, whose amino-acid sequence MSARRTPTGAAVLQPQVTAAITEAVLDELAGSGYGRLSMEAVAKRAGVGKSALYRRWPAKQDMVLAAMAELSVPMAPAPDTGSLRGDLRVVLTAVQDWLTHPRVARILPDLIAESGRSPELATAMAELIGEPRRARGATALRRAIERGELPPDTDLELALDLLAAPVYWRVVARRAPQEDHYLESVVEFLLRGLSVRAPALTLEEPE is encoded by the coding sequence ATGTCCGCCCGACGCACTCCCACCGGAGCCGCCGTGCTCCAGCCGCAGGTCACCGCCGCGATCACCGAGGCGGTGCTGGACGAGCTGGCCGGGTCCGGCTACGGCAGGCTGTCCATGGAGGCGGTGGCCAAGCGGGCCGGGGTGGGCAAGAGCGCGCTGTACCGGCGCTGGCCGGCCAAGCAGGACATGGTGCTGGCGGCGATGGCCGAACTCAGCGTGCCGATGGCGCCGGCCCCGGACACCGGTTCGCTGCGCGGTGACCTGCGGGTCGTGCTGACCGCGGTCCAGGACTGGCTGACCCACCCGAGGGTGGCCCGGATCCTGCCGGACCTGATCGCCGAGTCCGGCCGCAGTCCCGAGCTGGCCACGGCGATGGCCGAGCTGATCGGCGAGCCCCGACGGGCCAGGGGCGCGACCGCGCTGCGCCGGGCGATCGAGCGGGGCGAGCTGCCGCCGGACACCGATCTGGAGCTGGCGCTGGACCTTCTGGCCGCGCCGGTGTACTGGCGGGTCGTGGCCAGGCGCGCGCCGCAGGAAGATCACTACCTGGAGTCGGTGGTGGAGTTCCTGCTGCGCGGACTTTCCGTGCGCGCACCGGCGTTGACGCTGGAGGAACCGGAGTGA
- a CDS encoding FtsK/SpoIIIE domain-containing protein: MGAAKIGEHGGRGLREWQARPAAQRLRVTVGSTVDCQPVEVDLKPPPLGGIGAHGLLTGIAAGARTELLHAVLCGLLDTHAPETVQLCLVDGERAELFRDYQRAQHAVREPQSLALLVEALAATSAQRRRLLRTHGMRTLHDYDRARHYQPELPPIVPLVLVLHRLSLLHRESPELTELLRGHCAAWRDHGVHLLLVEDRLADVPAALDGYFGFELAVSDHAAELRVPGREPVAFTPQAAPDVQALVATMPKVTEGSFLPRETIDFTNLVELRQTEEHGLRAVRETSALPVGELLGAERGEPFRVMVEQGQVLLVGTGLAWALSGFALSIALHRTPERARLYLLDLNGSSLPELAGGLPHVRVAVSGADDSLRDKTRDELAGLVKHREQLYHRLPDRTDRAEAGEPAAIFVLVHGWPDAELHPGLAAVLRQLVLRGQAVGVHVLLGLDRWADVEPALHGAFRHRLELALADPDSSPLPGRPPELGSMRGRTGDGTLFMLAGPRHRARDLAPDLAAAWPHPVQRLKALPYKVNFADIGGGDRDFKLGLTEGSGLPFTFQHRHLVCFGDPESGKSTLIRSFIRGLVALRTPEEARVVGVDYGRTWFNADCEGLLISYVRTATQFDEAVRDIGTALAPRRNHEGQWRGPDLYLVIDDYDYLAAAQRDQLAPLVADAAKTGFHLIAAGRYPAKTDPVLRGLDPKDTTVLSLSGADRHVTPVSGVRPRVLPPGRAITRRWTAEETVQLTWTV, from the coding sequence ATGGGGGCGGCGAAGATCGGCGAGCACGGGGGGCGCGGGTTGAGGGAGTGGCAGGCGCGACCGGCGGCACAGCGGTTGCGGGTGACGGTGGGGTCCACTGTGGACTGTCAGCCGGTCGAGGTGGACCTGAAACCACCGCCGCTGGGCGGGATCGGCGCGCACGGCCTGCTGACCGGCATCGCGGCCGGAGCCAGGACCGAGCTGCTGCACGCGGTGCTGTGCGGGCTGCTGGACACGCACGCGCCGGAGACCGTGCAGCTCTGCCTGGTCGACGGCGAGCGGGCGGAGCTCTTCCGGGACTACCAGCGGGCCCAGCACGCGGTGCGCGAGCCGCAGAGCCTCGCGCTGTTGGTCGAGGCCCTGGCCGCGACCTCGGCGCAGCGCAGGCGGCTGTTGCGCACGCACGGCATGCGCACCCTGCACGACTACGACCGGGCCCGGCACTACCAGCCGGAGCTGCCGCCGATCGTGCCGCTGGTGCTGGTGCTGCACCGGCTCAGCCTGCTGCACCGGGAGTCGCCGGAGCTGACCGAGCTGCTGCGCGGGCACTGCGCGGCCTGGCGGGACCACGGCGTGCACCTGCTGCTGGTGGAGGACCGGCTCGCCGATGTGCCCGCGGCGCTGGACGGCTACTTCGGCTTCGAGCTGGCCGTTTCCGACCACGCCGCCGAGCTGCGGGTGCCCGGGCGGGAGCCGGTCGCGTTCACCCCGCAGGCCGCGCCGGACGTGCAGGCGCTGGTGGCCACCATGCCCAAGGTGACCGAGGGTTCGTTCCTGCCACGCGAGACGATCGACTTCACCAACCTGGTCGAGCTCCGGCAGACCGAGGAGCACGGGTTGCGGGCGGTGCGCGAGACGAGCGCGCTGCCGGTCGGCGAGCTGCTGGGCGCGGAGCGGGGCGAGCCGTTCCGGGTCATGGTGGAACAGGGGCAGGTGCTGCTGGTCGGCACCGGGCTGGCCTGGGCGCTGAGCGGCTTCGCGCTGTCCATCGCGCTGCACCGGACGCCGGAGCGGGCGCGGCTCTACCTGCTCGACCTCAACGGCAGCTCGCTGCCCGAGCTGGCCGGCGGCCTGCCACACGTGCGGGTGGCGGTCAGCGGCGCGGACGACAGCCTGCGGGACAAGACCAGGGACGAGCTGGCCGGGCTGGTCAAGCACCGCGAGCAGCTCTACCACCGGCTGCCGGACCGCACCGATCGCGCCGAGGCCGGGGAGCCTGCCGCGATCTTCGTGCTGGTGCACGGCTGGCCCGACGCCGAGCTGCATCCGGGGCTGGCCGCGGTGCTGCGGCAGCTGGTGCTGCGCGGGCAGGCCGTCGGCGTGCACGTGCTGCTCGGCCTGGACCGGTGGGCGGATGTGGAACCCGCGCTGCACGGCGCTTTCCGGCACCGGCTGGAACTGGCACTGGCCGATCCGGACAGCTCCCCGCTGCCGGGCAGGCCGCCGGAGCTGGGCTCGATGCGCGGCCGGACCGGCGACGGCACGCTGTTCATGCTGGCCGGTCCCCGGCACCGGGCCCGGGACCTGGCCCCGGACCTCGCGGCGGCCTGGCCGCACCCGGTGCAGCGGCTGAAAGCGTTGCCGTACAAGGTGAACTTCGCCGACATCGGCGGCGGCGACCGGGACTTCAAGCTCGGCCTGACCGAGGGCTCCGGCCTGCCGTTCACCTTCCAGCACCGGCACCTGGTGTGCTTCGGCGACCCGGAAAGCGGCAAGAGCACGCTGATCAGGTCCTTCATCCGCGGGCTGGTCGCGCTGCGCACGCCGGAGGAGGCCAGGGTGGTCGGCGTGGACTACGGGCGGACCTGGTTCAACGCTGACTGCGAGGGCTTGCTGATCTCCTACGTGCGCACCGCCACGCAGTTCGACGAGGCGGTCCGGGACATCGGCACCGCGCTGGCCCCGCGCCGGAACCACGAGGGGCAGTGGCGCGGGCCGGACCTGTACCTGGTGATCGACGACTACGACTACCTCGCGGCCGCGCAACGGGACCAGCTGGCGCCGCTGGTGGCCGATGCGGCCAAGACCGGGTTCCACCTGATCGCGGCTGGCCGGTACCCGGCGAAGACGGATCCGGTGCTGCGCGGGCTTGATCCCAAGGACACCACCGTGCTCTCGCTCAGCGGGGCCGACCGGCACGTCACCCCGGTGAGCGGGGTGCGGCCCAGGGTGCTGCCGCCGGGGCGGGCGATCACGCGGCGGTGGACGGCGGAGGAGACGGTGCAGCTGACATGGACGGTGTAG
- a CDS encoding nuclear transport factor 2 family protein, with amino-acid sequence MRTPRQVFEHALELLLAKDMDGFAGLWAEQGVLEFPFAAPGAPTRLAGRAAVHEYVRDYPSILDIRSFPEVRVHETADPEVLVAEFEAEGVVVRSGRPYRLRYAAVLTIRDGEIHTYRDYWSPAAVAELLDGAVSLPAVSRD; translated from the coding sequence ATGCGGACCCCACGACAGGTCTTCGAGCACGCGCTGGAGCTGTTGCTGGCCAAGGACATGGACGGCTTCGCCGGCCTGTGGGCCGAGCAGGGCGTGCTGGAGTTCCCCTTCGCCGCGCCCGGCGCGCCGACCCGGCTGGCCGGGCGGGCCGCGGTGCACGAGTACGTCCGGGACTACCCGTCGATCCTGGACATCCGGTCGTTCCCGGAGGTCCGGGTGCACGAGACCGCCGACCCCGAGGTGCTGGTGGCCGAGTTCGAGGCCGAGGGCGTGGTGGTGCGTTCCGGCAGGCCCTACCGGCTGCGCTACGCCGCCGTGCTCACCATCAGGGACGGCGAGATCCACACCTACCGCGACTACTGGAGCCCGGCCGCGGTGGCCGAGCTGCTCGACGGTGCGGTGAGCCTGCCGGCGGTCTCGCGTGACTGA
- a CDS encoding FUSC family protein, producing the protein MSTSAPRSGPSPVMLPVMMVVVIGGVAGLGFLAGLGPAAVLGALSAMFCLIAAFGGALWPDLKLLAVFAPAMVLVVAGPRLLAEVSVVAAIAVLTVVVFAVSLLPTFGPRFITVGLGLGMGALFGYAFQTTGTASLWQVVAAPALGSGVVILLRLLAGLRDPDKPTRTAVAGVLTEAGPRGPDAAIRAWRGDRQRTWLGQVLDGGLRYRTKLFLLTDRAEQLPEPVAAELRAVLEAAKAEAAALAAVVVDGGDAPAPERPATPAELPGATSAMVDTLWDGLDRVRAALAGRDRTPANSRLGAEYPGARLAEAISWQSAQFRHALRCALGVLLALVIAAQRPGDPLMPSFLMAVFMIMQPDWRASALKAWQRAAGTLLGALALAAVLWLLPQAVLMPLGLVTMLVGFGFQQRYPIVFNACMVLMLVGMNATTRHLDPVPVLVEYVLLILLAVGIGLLFGFAVVPGMRTPAPLERLRRATEGARAGLTSIAGQLGRSRAEVDVPGLVRQQRRSSAQLHELLGGQLKGRDDTEANRAALAQADDALRGLRSGTAGLLMHGGDVALTRDTLDWLVRALSDSTEVAEPPEPRTEEQRLLIDSLAADVVSLRSATAALSPGWVGRST; encoded by the coding sequence GTGAGTACCAGCGCACCCCGGTCCGGCCCTTCGCCCGTGATGCTGCCGGTGATGATGGTCGTGGTCATCGGCGGGGTGGCCGGGCTCGGCTTCCTGGCCGGGCTCGGGCCAGCCGCGGTGCTCGGCGCGCTGTCGGCGATGTTCTGCCTGATCGCGGCCTTCGGCGGCGCGCTGTGGCCGGATCTGAAGCTGCTCGCGGTGTTCGCCCCGGCGATGGTGCTGGTGGTGGCCGGGCCGCGGCTGCTGGCCGAGGTGTCGGTGGTGGCGGCCATCGCGGTGCTCACCGTGGTCGTGTTCGCGGTGTCGCTGCTGCCCACGTTCGGGCCCCGGTTCATCACCGTCGGGCTCGGGCTGGGCATGGGCGCGCTGTTCGGCTACGCCTTCCAGACCACCGGCACCGCGAGCCTCTGGCAGGTGGTGGCCGCGCCCGCGCTGGGCTCGGGCGTGGTGATCCTGTTGCGGTTGCTGGCCGGGCTGCGGGATCCGGACAAGCCGACCAGGACCGCGGTGGCCGGGGTGCTCACCGAGGCCGGGCCGCGCGGGCCGGACGCGGCGATCCGGGCCTGGCGCGGCGACCGGCAGCGCACCTGGCTGGGTCAGGTGCTCGACGGCGGGCTGCGCTACCGCACCAAGCTGTTCCTGCTCACCGACCGGGCCGAGCAGCTGCCCGAGCCGGTGGCGGCTGAGCTGCGCGCGGTGCTGGAGGCGGCCAAGGCCGAGGCCGCCGCGCTGGCCGCGGTGGTGGTCGACGGCGGAGACGCGCCCGCGCCGGAGCGGCCCGCGACTCCCGCTGAACTGCCGGGGGCGACCTCAGCGATGGTGGACACGCTGTGGGACGGGCTGGACCGGGTGCGGGCCGCGCTGGCCGGGCGGGACCGGACCCCGGCGAACTCCCGGCTCGGCGCGGAGTACCCGGGCGCGCGGCTGGCCGAGGCGATCTCCTGGCAGTCCGCGCAGTTCCGGCACGCGCTGCGCTGCGCACTCGGTGTGCTGCTCGCGCTGGTCATCGCCGCCCAGCGACCGGGCGACCCGCTGATGCCGTCCTTCCTGATGGCGGTGTTCATGATCATGCAGCCGGACTGGCGGGCCAGCGCGCTCAAGGCCTGGCAGCGCGCGGCAGGCACGCTGCTCGGCGCGCTCGCGCTGGCCGCCGTGCTGTGGCTGCTGCCGCAGGCGGTGCTGATGCCGCTGGGACTGGTCACCATGCTGGTCGGGTTCGGCTTCCAGCAGCGCTATCCGATCGTCTTCAACGCCTGCATGGTGCTGATGCTGGTCGGCATGAACGCCACCACCCGGCACCTGGACCCGGTACCGGTGCTGGTGGAGTACGTGCTGCTGATCCTGCTCGCGGTCGGCATCGGACTGCTGTTCGGCTTCGCGGTGGTGCCCGGTATGCGCACCCCGGCCCCGCTGGAGCGGCTGCGCCGGGCCACCGAGGGCGCGCGGGCCGGGCTGACCTCGATCGCCGGGCAGCTGGGCCGCAGCCGGGCGGAGGTCGACGTGCCCGGGCTGGTCCGGCAGCAGCGGCGGTCCTCGGCGCAGCTGCACGAGCTGCTCGGCGGCCAGCTCAAGGGCCGGGACGACACCGAGGCCAACCGGGCCGCGCTGGCCCAGGCCGACGACGCGCTGCGCGGGCTGCGCAGCGGCACCGCGGGACTGCTCATGCACGGCGGGGACGTGGCGCTGACCAGGGACACCCTGGACTGGCTGGTGCGCGCGCTCAGCGACAGCACCGAGGTCGCGGAACCGCCAGAGCCGCGCACCGAGGAGCAGCGGCTGCTGATCGACAGCCTGGCCGCGGACGTGGTCAGCCTGCGCAGCGCGACCGCCGCGCTCAGCCCGGGATGGGTCGGCCGAAGTACGTGA
- a CDS encoding phosphotransferase — MLSQLDTRIDVDWVRVALSRGWGAEWARRPLNPRTDWLGRPTGDSWLVHASAQPHVFTIRLDPAERAPAALFPVRQKVLAHCRRQGVPAPNPVRTTDGGTVTWRGDLACELTPALKGAVPHHFGPNQIAAVVRAGLLLRASLDQVPAPVVSALAAVAVPPPPCWRAAVEAARSDLLPLAERRTDDWGRACAAMLRGVLAAEPLMDALRPRTARAVVHGSLCGKQFVLSGGRDPQVLGVLDFGALHVGDPLLDLAALADTAARVRVGETAQRRALASFQDLAARGYLLADGQEQLLMPLLLTRTVPPLVELVRAVLLVGRRGPGVIERFDRYDPMHKANVHRLLTGPAW, encoded by the coding sequence TTGTTGTCGCAGCTCGACACCCGCATCGACGTCGACTGGGTCCGCGTGGCCCTGAGCAGGGGCTGGGGTGCGGAGTGGGCCCGCCGCCCGCTCAACCCGCGCACCGACTGGCTGGGCCGTCCGACCGGCGACTCCTGGTTGGTGCACGCCAGCGCCCAGCCGCACGTGTTCACCATCCGGCTCGACCCGGCCGAGCGCGCGCCAGCCGCGCTGTTCCCGGTGCGGCAGAAGGTGCTGGCGCACTGCCGGCGGCAGGGCGTGCCCGCGCCCAACCCGGTGCGGACCACCGACGGCGGCACCGTGACCTGGCGCGGGGACCTGGCCTGCGAGCTGACCCCGGCGCTCAAGGGCGCGGTGCCGCACCACTTCGGCCCGAACCAGATCGCCGCCGTGGTGCGCGCCGGCCTGCTGCTGCGCGCCAGCCTGGACCAGGTGCCCGCGCCGGTGGTCAGCGCGCTGGCCGCGGTCGCCGTCCCGCCGCCGCCCTGCTGGCGCGCCGCGGTCGAGGCGGCCAGGAGCGACCTGCTGCCGCTGGCCGAGCGCCGCACCGACGACTGGGGCCGGGCCTGCGCGGCGATGCTGCGCGGCGTGCTGGCCGCCGAACCGCTGATGGACGCGCTGCGGCCGCGCACGGCGCGCGCGGTGGTGCACGGCAGCCTGTGCGGCAAGCAGTTCGTGCTCTCCGGCGGCCGGGACCCGCAGGTGCTCGGCGTGCTGGACTTCGGCGCGCTGCACGTGGGCGACCCGCTGCTGGACCTGGCCGCGCTGGCCGACACCGCGGCCAGGGTCCGGGTCGGCGAGACCGCCCAGCGCCGCGCCCTGGCCTCGTTCCAGGACCTGGCGGCCCGCGGCTACCTGCTCGCCGACGGCCAGGAACAGCTGCTGATGCCGTTGCTGCTGACCAGAACCGTGCCGCCGCTGGTCGAGCTGGTCCGCGCGGTCCTGCTGGTCGGCCGCCGGGGACCAGGTGTGATCGAGCGGTTCGACCGCTACGACCCGATGCACAAGGCGAACGTGCACCGCCTGCTCACCGGACCGGCCTGGTGA
- a CDS encoding nitroreductase family deazaflavin-dependent oxidoreductase, which yields MSATPIDSPRDWVREHIDRYVATDGAEGHEWNGTTTLLLTTTGRRSGEPRRTALIYQRVGEDYVVVASQGGAPTHPAWYLNLRERPEVQVQVAGDRFTARARPADEAERARLWPVMTAAWPDYDQYQTRTTRQIPVVVLTRI from the coding sequence GTGAGCGCTACGCCGATCGACAGCCCGAGGGACTGGGTCAGGGAGCACATCGACCGCTACGTCGCCACCGACGGCGCCGAGGGCCACGAGTGGAACGGCACCACCACGCTGCTGCTGACCACCACCGGCCGCCGCAGCGGGGAGCCGAGGCGGACCGCGCTGATCTACCAGCGGGTCGGCGAGGACTACGTGGTGGTGGCCTCCCAGGGCGGCGCGCCCACGCACCCGGCCTGGTACCTGAACCTGCGGGAGCGGCCGGAGGTCCAGGTGCAGGTGGCCGGGGACCGGTTCACCGCGCGGGCGCGCCCCGCCGACGAGGCCGAGCGGGCCAGGCTGTGGCCGGTGATGACCGCGGCCTGGCCGGACTACGACCAGTACCAGACCAGGACCACCCGGCAGATCCCGGTGGTGGTGCTGACCAGGATCTGA
- a CDS encoding FtsK/SpoIIIE domain-containing protein, whose amino-acid sequence MDGVGGDVTEAGWPVRPVGQRLRVAVGSTVDGQPVEVDLKPPSLGGIGAHGLVTGFGEANRDAAVRQLLLGLVTAHSPDTLNLFLLDAGHGAVFEEFERAPQLAHLLTGADAARHVVQALRAESLRRAELLRQRKMRTQHDYERARHYDPELDPMTSLVVVLNRFSRLERLAPGLVEVIRDEAAGWRDQGVHLVAVLDQVTDLPSGLPKHFGFELNTRDSDLVLWATGQDPVTCQPLPAAQVAEALAGLTGTAAIPEPLLLPPLRERMSLDVLLPPTATDDQLGLHIPGEPRLSPIVGLVDRPAERRREQHRLELSTGDGHALVVGDPAAGVAEVLHNAALSLALANTPAHLQLYVLDFAGESLLPLRGLPHTRVAAAYQDYALIWHAANELNALIDRRERARRDGTGAAEPGAVVVLVHGWYGLRRYPHAYDAVYDLINRGPGVNVHVLLGINRWSELEQPLADAFSSRLELGLSAPHFSAVDPVKAKELPGIGHGLTYQGEHFLAALPRFQDQPDPVTAINAAWTGARPKQLLPLPAEVPLTEVPKNERWPLGVIEGELNGFGLGLKQHLLCFGDYGSGRTAVLRALLHNLTAATTPEQALVAGIDPKRNWLGSVPNEWLLTYLTQTSKMSVPIDEIRESLVKRRDEGRGNGPEVYLVIDDYEITQQAGVLEVLADLLPDARRIGFHLVLAGSYLRRTDPLLSALDFNDTLTLLLNGNPDTPDVITGLLPYASPPGRAQLWRDHQTTQLVQVGWVPVE is encoded by the coding sequence ATGGACGGTGTAGGGGGAGATGTGACGGAGGCGGGCTGGCCGGTGCGGCCGGTCGGGCAGCGGCTGCGGGTCGCGGTTGGGTCCACTGTGGACGGTCAGCCGGTCGAGGTGGACCTGAAACCGCCGTCGCTGGGCGGGATCGGCGCGCACGGGCTGGTCACCGGCTTCGGTGAGGCCAACCGGGACGCCGCGGTGCGCCAACTGTTGCTGGGCCTGGTGACGGCGCACTCGCCGGACACGTTGAACCTGTTCCTGCTGGACGCGGGCCACGGCGCGGTGTTCGAGGAGTTCGAGCGGGCGCCGCAGCTGGCGCACCTGCTCACCGGCGCGGACGCGGCCCGGCACGTGGTGCAGGCGCTGCGCGCGGAGAGCCTTCGGCGGGCGGAGCTGTTGCGGCAGCGCAAGATGCGCACCCAGCACGACTACGAGCGGGCCCGGCACTACGACCCGGAGCTGGACCCGATGACCTCGCTGGTCGTGGTGCTCAACCGGTTCAGCAGGCTGGAGCGGCTGGCGCCCGGACTGGTCGAGGTGATCAGGGACGAGGCGGCCGGTTGGCGGGACCAGGGCGTGCACCTGGTCGCGGTGCTGGACCAGGTCACCGACCTGCCTTCGGGGCTGCCCAAGCACTTCGGCTTCGAGCTCAACACCAGGGACAGCGACCTGGTGCTCTGGGCCACCGGCCAGGACCCGGTCACCTGCCAGCCGCTGCCCGCCGCGCAGGTGGCCGAGGCGCTGGCCGGGCTCACCGGCACGGCCGCCATCCCGGAACCGCTGCTGCTGCCGCCGCTGCGCGAGCGGATGAGCCTGGACGTGCTGCTGCCGCCGACGGCCACCGACGATCAGCTCGGCCTGCACATCCCCGGCGAGCCGAGGCTCTCCCCCATCGTCGGCCTGGTGGACCGGCCCGCGGAGCGAAGGCGGGAGCAGCACCGGCTGGAACTGTCCACAGGAGACGGTCACGCGCTGGTGGTCGGTGATCCGGCGGCCGGGGTGGCCGAGGTGCTGCACAACGCCGCGCTCAGCCTGGCCCTGGCCAACACGCCGGCGCACCTCCAGCTGTACGTGCTGGACTTCGCGGGCGAGTCGCTGCTGCCGCTGCGCGGCCTGCCGCACACCAGGGTGGCCGCCGCCTACCAGGACTACGCGCTCATCTGGCACGCGGCCAACGAGCTCAACGCGCTGATCGACCGGCGGGAACGGGCCAGGCGGGACGGGACCGGGGCGGCCGAGCCCGGCGCGGTGGTGGTGCTGGTGCACGGCTGGTACGGCCTGCGCCGCTACCCGCACGCCTACGACGCGGTGTACGACCTCATCAACCGAGGGCCGGGGGTGAACGTGCACGTGCTGCTGGGCATCAACCGCTGGAGCGAGCTGGAGCAGCCGCTGGCCGATGCGTTCAGCAGCAGGCTGGAGCTGGGGCTGTCCGCGCCGCACTTCTCCGCGGTGGACCCGGTCAAGGCCAAGGAGCTGCCGGGCATCGGGCACGGGCTGACCTACCAGGGCGAGCACTTCCTGGCCGCGCTGCCGCGGTTCCAGGACCAGCCGGACCCGGTGACGGCCATCAACGCGGCCTGGACCGGCGCGCGACCCAAGCAGCTGCTGCCGCTGCCCGCCGAGGTGCCGCTGACCGAGGTGCCCAAGAACGAGCGCTGGCCGCTGGGCGTGATCGAGGGCGAGCTGAACGGCTTCGGGCTCGGCCTGAAGCAGCACCTGCTGTGCTTCGGCGACTACGGCAGCGGGCGGACCGCGGTGCTGCGCGCGCTGCTGCACAACCTCACCGCCGCGACCACCCCGGAGCAGGCCCTGGTGGCGGGGATCGACCCCAAGCGCAACTGGCTCGGTTCGGTGCCCAACGAGTGGCTGCTCACCTACCTGACCCAGACCAGCAAGATGTCGGTGCCGATCGACGAGATCCGGGAGTCCCTGGTCAAGCGGCGGGACGAGGGCAGGGGCAACGGCCCCGAGGTGTACCTGGTGATCGACGACTACGAGATCACCCAGCAGGCCGGGGTGCTGGAGGTGCTGGCCGACCTGCTGCCGGACGCCCGGCGGATCGGCTTCCACCTGGTGCTGGCCGGCAGCTACCTGCGCCGCACCGACCCGCTGCTGTCCGCGCTGGACTTCAACGACACGCTGACCCTGCTGCTCAACGGCAACCCGGACACCCCGGACGTGATCACCGGGCTGCTGCCGTACGCCTCGCCGCCGGGGCGCGCGCAGCTGTGGCGGGACCACCAGACGACGCAGCTGGTGCAGGTGGGCTGGGTGCCGGTCGAGTAG
- a CDS encoding NAD(P)H-binding protein, which translates to MTEPILVTGATGTTGSRLVRRLAAAGHPVRAASRKPSAANQIRFDWGDPGTYPAAVAGVRRMYLVAPVGQADPLPQVEAFLDTALAAGLRRVVLLSSSAVPEGAPALGELHALVRRECPEWTVLRPSWFMQNFLGDHPLAVALRETGELVTATGNGRVGFVDAGDIAAVAERALLAEPPLNEELVITGPAALSYADAAAVLTGLGVPARHRAVSVTELTQRHIAAGYPPDFAALLAGLDEGIRQGAEDRVTDTVLRLTGRPPCSLRAVLLGVMAGPVPTIG; encoded by the coding sequence GTGACTGAGCCGATCCTGGTCACCGGAGCCACCGGGACCACCGGCAGCAGGCTGGTCCGGCGGCTGGCCGCGGCCGGTCACCCGGTGCGCGCGGCCAGCCGGAAACCCAGCGCCGCCAACCAGATCCGCTTCGACTGGGGCGACCCGGGCACGTACCCGGCCGCCGTCGCGGGGGTGCGCCGGATGTACCTGGTCGCGCCGGTCGGACAGGCCGATCCGCTGCCCCAGGTCGAGGCGTTCCTGGACACCGCGCTGGCCGCCGGGCTGCGCAGGGTGGTGCTGCTCAGCTCCTCCGCGGTGCCCGAGGGCGCGCCGGCGCTGGGGGAGCTGCACGCGCTGGTCCGCCGCGAGTGTCCAGAGTGGACAGTGCTGCGGCCGTCCTGGTTCATGCAGAACTTCCTCGGTGATCACCCGCTTGCCGTGGCACTGCGCGAAACGGGTGAACTGGTCACGGCCACCGGCAACGGGCGGGTCGGCTTCGTGGACGCCGGTGACATCGCCGCGGTGGCCGAGCGCGCGCTGCTCGCCGAGCCCCCGTTGAACGAAGAACTGGTGATCACCGGGCCGGCCGCGCTGAGCTATGCCGACGCGGCCGCGGTCCTGACCGGACTGGGGGTCCCGGCCAGGCACCGCGCGGTCTCGGTGACCGAGCTCACCCAGCGTCACATCGCCGCTGGTTACCCACCGGATTTCGCCGCCCTGCTGGCCGGACTGGACGAGGGCATCCGGCAGGGCGCGGAAGACCGGGTCACCGACACCGTGCTACGGCTGACCGGGCGGCCGCCCTGCTCCCTTCGCGCGGTCCTGCTGGGCGTTATGGCGGGTCCGGTACCGACAATCGGGTGA